A region of the Mytilus trossulus isolate FHL-02 chromosome 11, PNRI_Mtr1.1.1.hap1, whole genome shotgun sequence genome:
CTTTTATCTCATGGATAGCCCCACCAGTTAGAATACAACCCATGGTTTATCCCTTTTCTTTGACCCTTTCTATCGGGATGTATGAGCAGACGATTATATCGTTTATTTGCAACATTTGTTTTACTTCTATAggtattttcaaaaacatttttgttcgtaacagttttatttttttgcaaagaggaaaataaaaaaaagttggtatatatattttgttattcagTAGAAAACAAttggttaatttaaaaaaaacaatatatatagacaAAACACGTAATTTTACATGCACATTTTATGATGCAAAATGAAAGgtaagttgtatttgaaataaatccTAATGAACCGTGATgcaaagaaaaatcacaaatcaAAAGGACATGTTTAAAGATTATAAATGGGATAGCTACTTCACTATGATCAAAACCATAATGTATCATCGTAATACTAGGTGTAATTAGCGCACTATATTCCGTGTTGTAATTCATAAAGACCTTTGGAAGATAAAAACAAGGAGGAGCTCAGTTATTTTGGCAAACAATTTAGGAAATTTGGTCCTCGGTGCGCTTCCACTTCGTACTATTTgggcttttttatttttaactttttttggattcgaacgtcactgatgggtattttgaagacgaaacgcgcgtctgtcgtgattacaaaattttaacctgGTAACGATGAAGAGTTTATAATGTATATTCAAATTCCTGCGATGTCTCCACCAACGCCATACTATCTCGTTGAAGGACATCGAACACTAAATAGGCTTTGCCACAGACTTACGTACAATTTGGCATACAACTTTGGCCTATaactaaaaatcaaaaagataatgCATTGATCTCTCTTTTTTCGGAATTATATTAAGCAAATGCTTCTttaaaatgaacatgatgaatgcaCATTTGCTTCGATAGCACATGCATTCagcgaaaaaaaatatctaaaatttatcaaatatccTATTATTCTTATATAGCAATAGACGTATCAAACGTCAAGAATACGTATAATGAATATCAAGCTGAATTTTTTAAATCGATTATTTAAtcttaaacaaagaaaatgaaacatagaaacaaaaaagccaaaaaacaaaaacagactaCAATAATCCATCTGTTCACAAACGtctgtttaaaaaatatctttgttatGCATTGTTCGTTTATTTTGGAATTTGCATTTCTTATTTTCTTcgaatatgaaatattttatcgaCTATTTCTTGATATTTCCGCACTGCCAATAATGAGTTATAATCCTCAAGTTGCTCGGATTGCTTGGTAAGTTGACTATACGTATGACTGTCCTGTTCTTCTTTAATTACTATTTGGTACGGATTTTCGTACCCTTCGTCGATATCAAAGGCAACTTGTGTTGCACCACTTGATCCACTGCTTAATTCGTCACTGCTTACTAAAATTGTTGAGAGTCTGTTACTGTTTGACGAATGCTGACGTCTTTGAATGTGAACAATATCATGAGTAGCTATCACAGGCGAAACATTACTTGTTACTCCTAATACATTGTTTATGTGCAATGCATTAAGCTGATATTCTTGAACGGATAATCGTGAAGATGTATTAAAAGTACGGTCCGTAGTAAGCTGATTGTTCACATTTACTGTGTCTGATTCAGGTTGGAGACTACGAATCCCCCTGAATTGCTGAACCCGTTCTGACTGTTCAGTTTCTAACGGACTTATGTTAACAGCTTGATAAGAAATGGTTCCTATTTCATCGTACATCTCTTCGAGCAAGGATTCTGATATATTACTCCGCCTGGTTTGTTCATTCCTCTGTCGGACACAAACATAGATGTGACTTACGACTATATAGACAAACAAACAGGTAGCTATGGTGCTTATTGTTATAGATCGAGTTGATTGGTTAACGTTGTGTTTGGTGTTTACGTCGTTCCTTTTCTGAGATTCTAAAAACAAGTATAACAATATTTcatacaataattatttaacGACTTATTTTGCTAAATAGGTTTTATAGCTTATCAATTATAACTaatataacaattataagtattagaattttaaatatagatttgCGAGATACAACAACTTTGGTGAATTTTCTAAAGGAAAactgatgacaaaatgtaaGATCTTAACTTTGACATTGATAATTACATAgcctagaggtataggggaggatggggatctcacaaaacatgttaaaccgtGCCGGatttttgcgcctgtcacaAGTTAGGAGCCCTCGgactttgtaagtcttgtatctttcttaatttttattctatatgttttggagttcattgtgacgtccattttcactgaactagtacacaattttagTTAGGGACCAGTCGAGTTCCACCTCCGTGTGCGGGATTTTCCATTGAACACCAATAGGTGGCCTTCGGAAGTTGTCTGCTCTTTGaagggttgttgtctttttgacatatttctcgtttccattctcaaatttatttatgttcAACTAATAGAAGatattgatatcaaatattaataaatactcTTCTAGATGAGGAGGTGCTTTGAACATTGCTATTGGGTATTTGTATCGTTATTTTGAGAAACGCATTTTGCAATAAATAGCAGAAACTAAATGTTAAATACGTTTTAACGCGGTATATATAGAAACCATAACATATATTTTCCATCattggctttgttcattgttaagtGCTTTACATTGATAGCTAGCTGCTTTAATCCGTTAAATTAATAACAATCTGTTGAATCATTGTGTTTAAACCAGATTGCACCTCTTTAATGTATTTTCCATAGAATGTTATTAAAAGATCTgccatttaataaaatataagcatgtttacttttttaattgttacttagatggagagttgtctcattgacactcacaccacatcttcctatatctatgttacTTGTTAAGCTTATATTACCAACTGCTATGATTTCGAATATGTAAGAAGCTACTCCCAATTTATTCTTTGCCCATATCTTATACATGCTGATGTCATTactgtttaaaatgtttgtttcaattgtaattttatatccACTGATATTTCCTTTGTTTTCAAAAGCCGTATACGACAAAGTTGTGTTTGAAATTCTAAACTCatgatttatttcactttggTTCCGATCAGTTCCGACGCTTTTAATCCATATGTCATCTAACAAAGGGTCACTGTATAGGAGAAATGTCAGTAATAAAGGTTTGCCAGGCTCATCATGCTTGACATTCCTATGTCCAGGTACAAATATTGGCGCACCTGCAAATGATACAGGCTTTAAGTTATGTTTTAGAATACATACACGGAAGGATTAAACGATAACAGTATAGGTgatgcatttattatttaatgaaaagagTAAAAATCCTTATAAAAGTAAAAGCTTTTCAGAGAGACATTTTACATCTTACTTGCCACattatttagaatttttattctattatttGTCACAATTAGGAATTAAAGGAAAATTGATATCACCGTACCCATTATTTCATGTTCACCAAATAatgttaaacaaacaaaacgtCTTGCTGTAAACCATGTAGTTGTCTCACCTTGATAATTGACACGTGTAAAACCTCTTTGAAACTTGCTACCATTCGTATCAGCTATACCATTGCTAACCGTGCAAACATAGATACCGCTAATCTGATAACGTTGTGGAAGTGTCTGAAGAATCAATGTCCCATTTCCTAAGCCGTTTAAGAAACGAATATGTTCCCCTATTtctgactgatgttcccatctATAAAATATGTACGTGTCCGGGAAACCGTCAGGAAAACAGTCAATTCTATTTACTCCGAGTAACATTTTTACACCAGGTGGATCTACAATGCAATGACATTCATGAGAAGAGATATATACTTAATAAGTGAGGACAATATTGATC
Encoded here:
- the LOC134691597 gene encoding uncharacterized protein LOC134691597 encodes the protein MDRRSSVWIDTSLLHIGGQCLPGIKGWRRLVYTTPGSYLQINISDSEQSIECKLNATDTHTESEVEVSLGKHQFITSEVTTMNIQAPQQLGSFYLTLTDHQTRKLIDNDTLLKTDDDVYRMDGSTIDLMFTFNVSLWSKEHELPSVDNYYQFQLRIINASSNDLGNYTCSVNVPIEFRVAPIQFLDQNDDNIIYVQEGNTVGISCASITGYEVEKMSIEENLVILAENNSSLVTFYFKPDRQDYSREFVCKSKPNWLYVRVNVLVNYPPGVKMLLGVNRIDCFPDGFPDTYIFYRWEHQSEIGEHIRFLNGLGNGTLILQTLPQRYQISGIYVCTVSNGIADTNGSKFQRGFTRVNYQGAPIFVPGHRNVKHDEPGKPLLLTFLLYSDPLLDDIWIKSVGTDRNQSEINHEFRISNTTLSYTAFENKGNISGYKITIETNILNSNDISMYKIWAKNKLGVASYIFEIIAVESQKRNDVNTKHNVNQSTRSITISTIATCLFVYIVVSHIYVCVRQRNEQTRRSNISESLLEEMYDEIGTISYQAVNISPLETEQSERVQQFRGIRSLQPESDTVNVNNQLTTDRTFNTSSRLSVQEYQLNALHINNVLGVTSNVSPVIATHDIVHIQRRQHSSNSNRLSTILVSSDELSSGSSGATQVAFDIDEGYENPYQIVIKEEQDSHTYSQLTKQSEQLEDYNSLLAVRKYQEIVDKIFHIRRK